A genomic segment from Neodiprion lecontei isolate iyNeoLeco1 chromosome 1, iyNeoLeco1.1, whole genome shotgun sequence encodes:
- the LOC107220395 gene encoding pentatricopeptide repeat-containing protein 1, mitochondrial: MLTTKLNLAFSTGTVNNARLSILAGKLNLNLLEKKSYSCVSQTFIHNSQFISNKRFGESLSKYTSGTTPNNLSGTSEAGQALLHRVVSRTFASENLQENADIFGDLGDRRYEKVELDRGDKKEEEFIQNEAKPPPRSVLTPGKYADLIKQHIALRDLDSAANVLDQVKDDRNKPTNYMYNLLIRAFAMRGNVKKCFSLYNNMKKQELKPTLATYVSLLNSCANCMNSELALEKLIHLRQIMIEKGIEINPVHYNAMLKAYGRHGKLLEAFQLVDEMSDKKMTIGISTCNFLLQASISDKEAGFRHALIVWHLVRHRKLKPDIYTYNLLLRSARDCKLGNLKAEDLVAFPEIKKNEAAMITYADRTNLLAHPPQVGQQLPLIDTSNNTDLVADSETKFTSKSAISKTSDPLPLANIQSSSSQMNFLLLGGIANFISQMENDKVKPDIKTTTYLMELVPGSELAEKTVINYAKSAGVELDVDFYNLLIRKRSFRFDYQNALKVLSMLEQDNLEPNIMTWGVLALTCTTPSQARELFEGMELSGHRLNAQIIGAILRQAAQRLQFSLIIELMQKMQSEKIIPSPKIYEILDLLNKKAAKMFRAKDDDNNVNKSLKYGYQNFKRVYPQWLKEMKVASSDRKKKVFDFTSH; encoded by the exons ATGCTGACCACAAAATTGAACCTAGCATTTTCGACGGGTACGGTCAATAACGCACGTTTGAGCATCCTTGCCGGTAAATTGAATCTTAAcctattggaaaaaaaatcttattctTGTGTCAGTCAAACGTTCATTCATAATTCACAATTCATTTCCAATAAGAGATTCGGTGAATCTTTGAGTAAGTATACCTCGGGTACGACTCCGAATAATTTATCCGGCACTAGTGAAGCTGGGCAAGCTTTGTTGCACCGGGTAGTATCAAGAACATTCGCTTCGGAAAATTTGCAAGAAAATGCTGACATTTTTGGAGACTTAGGCGATAGAAGGtatgaaaaagttgaattgGACAGGGGTGACAAAAAGGAGGAAGAATTCATACAGAATGAAGCAAAACCACCACCTCGTTCAGTTTTGACTCCCGGAAAATATGCAGATTTGATAAAGCAGCATATCGCTTTACGGGATTTGGATAGTGCTGCGAACGTTTTGGACCAAGTGAAGGATGACCGTAACAAGCCTACGaattacatgtataatttattaatacGGGCATTTGCTATGCGaggaaatgtaaaaaaatgtttcagtcTGTATAATAACATGAAAAAACAGGAGTTGAAACCAACTCTAGCCACCTATGTCAGCTTGCTGAATTCATGTGCCAATTGCATGAATAGTGAACTGGCCTTGGAGAAATTGATTCATTTGAGGCaaataatgattgaaaaaggaattgaaataaatccaGTGCACTATAATGCAATGCTAAAGGCCTATGGTCGTCATGGAAAGCTTCTCGAAGCATTTCAACTAGTCGATGAAatgagtgataaaaaaatgacaattggTATCAGCACATGTAATTTTCTGTTACAAGCTTCTATTTCAGACAAAGAAGCCGGTTTTCGACATGCTCTTATTGTTTGGCATCTTGTGCGTCATCGTAAATTAAAACCagatatatatacgtacaatcTTCTACTCAGATCAGCTAGGGACTGCAAACTTGGAAACTTGAAAGCTGAAGATTTGGTCGCATTTCCAGAGATTAAGAAAAATGAGGCAGCAATGATTACCTATGCGGATAGGACAAATTTATTGGCTCATCCACCCCAAGTTGGTCAGCAATTGCCCCTTATTGATACCTCAAACAATACTGACTTAGTTGCTGATAGTGAAACTAAATTCACATCTAAATCAGCCATTTCAAAAACAAGTGATCCGCTACCATTGGCTAATATACAAAGTTCTTCTTCTCAAATGAATTTCCTTCTACTGGGTGGtattgcaaattttataaGTCAAATGGAAAATGACAAAGTCAAACCAGATATAAAAACTACAACATATCTTATGGAGCTCGTTCCTGGCAGCGAGTTAGCCGAGAAGACTGTCATCAATTATGCAAAATCTGCTGGAGTAGAATTGGATGTTGACTTTTACAATTTACTGATCAGAAAAAGAAGTTTCCGATTCGACTATCAAAATGCCCTG AAAGTCTTATCAATGCTGGAACAGGACAATCTTGAACCAAATATAATGACATGGGGCGTACTGGCGTTGACTTGCACCACTCCTTCACAAGCCAGAGAATTATTTGAGGGTATGGAATTAAGCGGGCACAGGTTGAATGCACAAATTATAGGGGCTATTCTCAGGCAGGCAGCTCAACGTCTACAATTTAGTTTGATCATAGAACTTATGCAAAAGATGCAGTCTGAGAAAATAATCCCCAGTCCCAAAATATATGAGATATTAGATTTACTCAACAAGAAAGCAGCTAAAATGTTCAGAGCTAAG